GTCGACCAGGTCATCGCGCCGCCGATGCCGGGCCACTTGGTGTCCGGCTTGAAGGTGCCGCAGTTGGTGCCCTGGGCCAGGCAGTCGAGCGCGGCGTTCGCGACGCTCGGGCTGACGTAGCCGCCGCCCGCCGCGCTGGTGGAGGCCGGGACGCCGAGGCCGACCTGCCGGGGCTCCAGGCCGTTCTTGAGCTGGATGCAGGCCAGCGCGGTGAGGAAGTTGACCGTCCCCTGCGCGTGGACGTTGCCGTCGCAGCCGAGCATGGTGCCGGAGTTGTAGTACTGCATGTTGACGATGGTGAGGACGTCCTTCACGTTCAGCGCCAGCTTGAAGTACTCGGCTCCGGCCGACTGCATGTCGATGGTCTGCGGCGCCATGGTGAGCACGAAGCCGCTGCCGACCTTGCCCGCCAGCGTGTGCAGGGCCTGGCCCATGTACGTGGCGCTGACGCCGTTCTCCAGGTCGATGTCGATCCCGTCGAAGCCGTACTCCCGGATCACCGAGTACGCGGTGTCGGCGAAGTTGGTCGCGGAGGCCGAACTGTTCACCGAGACCGTGCCGTTCTGGCCGCCGACCGAGACGATCACCTTCTTGCCGGCCGCCCGCTTGGCCGCGATGTCGGCCTTGAACTGCGCGACGGTGTAACCGCCGAGGCGGCTCGCGAGCGTGCTGTCCAGGGTGAAGCTGATGCCGCCTGCGCTGCCGGTGGCGTCCGCGAAGGAGACCGCGATGATGTCGTACGCGGCCGGTACGTCGCTGATCTTCTGCACCGTGGCGCCGTTGTCGAAGTTCTGCCAGTAGCCGGTCAGCAGGTGCTTGTTGGCCGGCGGCGGAGTGCTGGTGCTGGTGCTCGGGCTGGGGCTGGGGCTCGGCGACGGGGTGACCGGCGCGCTGGTACTGGGCTTGGGCGTGGTCACGCTGGGGGACGGCTTGGGATCACCGGGGCCGATCAACGAGATGTCGTCCATCAGGAACGAGCTCTGGCCGTACCAGCCGTGCAGGTACACGGTGACCGCGGTGGTGCTCGCTCCGGTGGTGAAGGTGGTGCTCAGCTTGGTCCAACTGGTGCTGCTGGTCCAGGTGGAGGCAGTGGCGCCGCCCTCCACGCCGAGGTAGACGTACGGGCCGTTCACCCAGGCGCTCAGCGCGTAGGTGGAGTTCGGCTTGACGGTCACTCCGGTGGTGCACTTGCCGTTGTCGCTCGCGGTGGGGGTTACCCGCAGCGAGATGCCCCGGCCGCCCGTGGAGTCGGGTTGGCCGGAGCTGTTGGAGCAGGTCCACGGGTAGACGTGGTTGCCGCTCTCCAGGTTGCCGTTCTCGATCAGCTCCACGTCGCCGGGCGCCGCCGCTGCTCCTGGGGTGCTCAGCAGCAGGCCCACCAGGGCCAGGGCGGCGGCCACCAGGGCGACCAGGAACGTGTTCACCGTGCTTCTTGCGCGCATGCCATCTCCGTGTGGGGGAGTGAGGATGGTGCGGAGCAGTGCAGGGAGTCAAGTACCGGTCTGGACCAGTGACTTGGGACACACGGTGGAGTAGACCACTCAGGCTGTCAAGGGCTTGGCCAGCGCCAGGGTGAGTCTGGCGATCCGCTCGCTGGCCAGCCCGTCGCCGTACGGGCTCGGGGTGGCGGCCAGCCGGGCCAGCCGTTCGGGGGTGTCGGAGAGCCACTCGGCGGCCAGCGCGCCCAGCTCGGGGCCGGGCCGGACCAGGGCGGCGAAGCCCGCGGCCACCGACTCGGGGCGCTCGGTGGAGCGCCGGACCACCAGCAGCGGGCGGCCGAGCACGGTGCACTCCTCCTGCACGCCGCCGGAGTCGGAGACCAGCAGGGCGGCGTGCCTGGCCAGCCCGAGGAAGTCGCCGTAGCCGACCGGCTCGGTCACCGTCAGACGCTCCAACAGCCGTTGCAGGCCGCGCCGTTCGACCGCGGCGCGGGTCCGCGGGTGGATCGGGAACAGGACGGCGGTGCCCGCCGCCGCGAGCGCGTCCAGCTCGCCGAGCACCGCGCCGAGCGCCTCGGCGGTGTCGGTGTTCTCGGGGCGGTGCACGGTGGCCAGCACGTAGCCGTCGGCGCGCAGTCCGTACCGGGCCAGCAGGGCGGCCCTGGCCGCGGCGTCCGGCAGCTGACGGAGCACCACCTCGACCACGGTGTTGCCGGTCACCGCGATGGCCCGCTCGTCCAGTGCCTCGGTGCGCAGGTTGGCGGCGTTCTCCTCGGTGGCGGCGCAGAGCAGGTCGGCGATGTGATCGACCATCACCCGGTTGTGCTCCTCGGGCATCGCCCGGTCGTGGCTGCGCAGTCCGGCCTCGACGTGCACCAGCGGGATGCCGTGCGCGTTGGCGGCCAGCGCCCCGGCCAGGGTGGCGTTGGTGTCGCCCTGCACCACCACGGCGCCGGGGCGCTCGGCGGTGAAGGCGGCGTCCAGCTGCTCCAGCGAGGCGGCGATCTGCCCGGCCCGCGGCCTGCCGCCCACGCCGGAGAGCAACTCCGGTTCGGGCAGGTCGAGTTCACGCAGGAAGCGGCCGGACATCGCCTCGTCCCAGTGCTGGCCGGTGTGCAGCAGCCGGGCGGCCGGGCCCAGTTCGTGGATCAGCGGGGCGAGCTTGACCAGCTCGGGGCGGGTGCCCAGCACCACGGCGATCCGGTTGCCGGTGAAAGAAGCGAAAGGGGAGGGGAGGCAGGACACGGTCATCGGACGGTTCCGTTCAGGCTTCGAGCGCGGTCGGGGCACCGGCGGCGGCCTGCTCGGCGTTGCGGCGGGTCTTCGCCCAGCCGTTGCGGCCGAGCAGCAGCCGGACGGCCGCCCGGGTGGCCACCAGGAAGATGTGGTACGTGTACAGCCAGAGCGCCAACCCCCAGAGCAGGCCCAGCAGTCGGCTCCGGTTGGGGTACACGGTGCGGCGGTAGGCGAAGCCCCAGCAGACCAGCGGCAGCGCGGCGAGCACGAAGGCGAGCAGCATCAGCGGGCCGTACCTGGCCTCGAAGGTGGTCGCGTCCGCGCTGAAGAAGATCCGGGTGGCCAGCGAGATGCCGAGCGAGAGCGGGAAGAGCAGCACGAGCAGCACCGCGACCACCGGCTGCAGGAAGGTGTACATCACCTCGGCCTTGCCGCCGAGCGTGTAGTGCGGGGAGCGCAGCACCCGGCCGGTGTAGCGCAGGCACTGCATGTTGCCCTGTGCCCAGCGGGTCCGCTGGGTCAGGAAGCGGCGGCCGGAGACCAGGCCCTCCTGGGACACCCGGGTCTCCTGCACGTGCGTCAACCGGTAACCGGCCAGCCGGAGTTCGAGGCCGGACTCGTAGTCCTCCAGCAGCGCCCGCTCGGGCCAGGGGCGCTGCCCGCCGCCGGCCAGCGCGTCGAGGGCGGCGAGCCGGACGAACTGGCCGTTGCCGCCCAGGCCGACGCTGCCGGTGCGGCGGCGGAGCAGCTGCATCCCGGCGTTGCCGGCCTGGAACTCGACGTCCTGCATCCGGACCAGGGCCCTGGCGAAGGCGTTGGCGACCCGGCCGCGGTCAGGCAGCGGGCGCGGGTCGTCGGCGTTGCGCATCCGGACGCCGATCTGCACCGCGCCGGTGTCCGGGCGGCCGAACGCCTTCCCGCTGCTGACCAGGGCGAGGGTGTCGGTGGCCAGTTCGCCGTCGGCGTCCACCACGCCGAGCACCACCCGCTCGTGGTCGGTGCCGGCCGGCAGCCAGTCGGAGATCTGCCGGTAGGCGGCGTTCAGCGCGGCGCCCTTGCCGATCCGGGCGTCCGGGCGGCGGCGCTGCACCAGGTGGATCATCGGGTCCCGGTCGGCGGCGGCCAGCACCAGGTCGCGGGTGCGGTCCTCGCTGTCGTCGTCCACCACCCAGAGGTGCGCCTCGGGGGAGGACCGGCGCAGCCCGGTGAGGGTCTGGCCGACCACCGCCTCCTCGTCCCGGCAGGGGATCACCAGGTGCCAGCGGAAGGCGGCCGGATCGCCGGGTTCGGCGGGCCGGTTGCGTCGGAAGGCGTCGGCCGAGCCGGCCCAGTAGAGCAGGAACCGGCCGAACACGAAGAGCATGTAGGCCAGCAGGGCGAGCGAGAGCAGCTGGGCCGTCCACAGCACCTGGGTCCGGTGGCTCAGGAAGAAGGCGTGAACGGCATCCATCGCAAGGCTCCATCGGAAAATGATCTTTGATTCGATGGTGATCTTGTGAAATCAACATCCATTCACATGGTAGACCTTTGCCTTGGTGAACTGTTTGCCAAGTGAGGGCACTCACGTGAGTCATGGACCACCCGGACCGGAGTGGGGGAGCGGCTCCGTAGACTGGGCGCGTGAGCGACAAGGCCCCGCAGAACCCGTACACGATCCGCCCCGGCAACCCGGACCCCGCCGACCCGGCGGGTGAGTTGCGCGAGATCGAGACCGCCCTCTCCACCCGCTGGCCGGAGAACAAGCTGGAGCCGTCGCTCGACCGGATGGCCGCGCTGATGGACATCCTCGGCCAGCCCCAGCGGGCGTACCCGGCGATCCACATCACCGGCACCAACGGCAAGACCTCGACGGCCCGGATGATCGAGCAGCTGCTGCTCGCCTTCGAGCTGCGCACCGGCCGCTACACCAGCCCGCACGTCGAGTCGGTGACCGAGCGGATCAGCCTGGACGGCGCGCCGATCAGCGTGCAGAAGTTCATCGAGACCTACCGCGACATCGAGCCGTACGTGCAGATGGTCGACGCCCAGCAGCCGATCGCGATGTCCTTCTTCGAGGTGCTCACCGGCATGGCGTACGCCGTCTTCGCCGACACCCCGGTGGACGTCGCGGTGATCGAGGTCGGCATGGGCGGCTCCTGGGACGCCACCAACGTGATCGACGGCTCCGTCGCGGTGATCACCCCGGTCGGCCTGGACCACACCGACCGGCTCGGCGACACCACCGGCAAGATCGCCACCGAGAAGGCCGGAATCATCAAGCAGGGCGCGCTCGCCGTGGTCTCCCAGCAGCCGCTGGACGCCGCCGAGTCGATCCTGCGGCGCGCGGTCGAGGTGGACGCCACCGTCGCCCGCGAGGGCATGGAGTTCGGGGTGATCCGCCGTGAGGTCGCGGTCGGCGGGCAGCTGGTGACGATCCGTGGACTCGGCGGGGCCGAGTACGAGGACATCTTCCTCCCGCTGCACGGCGCCCACCAGGCACACAACGCGGCGCTCGCGCTGACCGCGGTCGAGGCCTTCTTCGGCGTCGGCGGCGCCCGCGGCGGCTCACTGGACGCGGAGAAGATCCGGGCCGCGTTCTCCGGCGTCAGCTCGCCCGGCCGCCTCGAGGTGGTCCGGCGCAGCCCCACCGTGATCCTGGACGCCGCGCACAACCCGCACGGGGCCGAGGCCAGCGTCGCCGCGATCAACGAGTCGTTCGCCTTCAGCAAGCTGGTCGGCGTGATCGCCACCAGCGGGGACAAGGACGCCTCCGGTTTCCTGGAGGCCTTCGAGCCGATCCTGGCCGAGGTGGTCATCACCGAGAACTCCACCCACCGGGCCACCCCGGTGGACCAGCTGGCCGCGATCGCGGTGGAGATCTTCGGCGAGGACCGGGTCCGGATCGAACCCCGGCTGGACGACGCGATCGACGCCGCCGTCACGATGGCCGAGGAGGAGGACCTCGGCGGCGCCGGGGTCGTCATCACCGGCTCCGTGATCACCGTCGGCGAAGCCCGCATTCTGCTCGGGAAGAAGTGACATGCGCGTCCTCTGCTCCTCCACGCTGATCGGCGAGGCGCTGCTGATCATGTTCGCGGCGCTGGTCGCGATGCAGCTCTCGGACGTCCCCACCGCGACGGTGTGGATCGTCAGCGGGATCGCGATGCTGCTCTGCGTGCTGCTCTGCGGCGCGATCACCCGGCCCGGGGCGGTGGCGGTCGGCTGGGCGCTCCAGACCGGACTGATCGTCAGCGGCTTCGTGCTGCCCACCATGTTCGGTCTCGGCCTGGTCTTCGCCGCGCTCTGGTGGTGCTCGGTGCACTACGGCCGCCGGATCGACGAGATCAAGGCCGCCCGGGAACTCGCCGAGGCGTGAGCCGACCGGGACGCGGGGCCGCAGCTGTGCGAGCCCCGCGTCCCCGGCAGCACGTACCTGCGGGTTCAGTCGAATACGCAAGGTAGCCTTTCGGGTGACCGACCCCTAGTCCCCAGGAGCCGTTACCGTGTCGCAGCGCACTCTCGTCCTGCTCAAGCCCGACGCCGTCAAGCGAGGCCTGGCCGGCGAGATCATCAGCCGGATCGAGCGCAAGGCCGGCTGGCAGCTCGCCGCGGTCGAGCTGCGCACCTTCGACCGGGAGACGCTGGAGCAGCACTACGCCGAGCACGTCGGCCGCCCGTTCTACGAGCCGCTGCTCGAGTTCATGACCTCGGGCCCGTCGATCGCGCTGATCGTCGAGGGCGAGAACGTCGTGCCCGGCATCCGCGCGCTGGCCGGTGCCACCGACCCGCTGCAGGCCGGCCCCGGCACCATCCGCGGTGACTTCGCCACCATCACCCGCGAGAACCTGATCCACGCCTCGGACTCCGAGGCGTCGGCCGAGCGCGAGATCAAGATCTTCTTCCCCGCCCAGGCCTGACCGGTCTGACGGGCCTTCACCTGGTCGGGCCGCGCACCGCCAGGCCCGACCAGGTGAATATCGACGTTTCATCCTCCTATACGGAACTCGAAGCCCCGACACGGCGTCCCAATCCTCGGAGATGCCGACGAGCCGCCGGAGAATGGGCAGCACGCCGTACCTCGCAGTCCGAGACGACCGGCGTGGCTACGATGGAGCACAACTCACGGGCTCGGTACGGCTGGTCAGCCGTCGTCCGCCCCCATCTCCCCGCCATCTGATTCCGAGCTCGGGAAGGCACCACACACCCCATGGCCAACAATCTGTCGTTCATCGGCCGTGACATGGCGATCGACCTGGGCACTGCCAACACGCTGGTGTACGTCAGGGGCAAGGGGATCGTCCTCAACGAGCCGTCCGTGGTCGCGGTGAACACCAACACCGGCGGCATCCTGGCGGTCGGGTCCGAGGCGAAGAAGATGATCGGGCGCACGCCCGGCAACATCGTCGCGATCCGCCCGCTCAAGGACGGTGTGATCGCCGACTTCGAGATCACCGAGCGGATGCTGCGCTACTTCATCCTCAAGATCCACCGCCGCCGCTACCTGGCCCGCCCCCGCGTCGTGGTCTGCGTGCCCAGCGGCATCACCGGAGTCGAGCGCCGCGCCGTGATCGAGGCCAGCTCGCAGGCCGGCGCGCGCCAGGTGCACATCATCGAGGAGCCGATGGCGGCCGCGATCGGCGCCGGGCTGCCGGTGCACGAGGCCACCGGCAACATGGTGGTGGACATCGGCGGCGGCACCACCGAGGTCGCGGTGATCTCGCTCGGCGGGATCGTCACCGCGCAGTCCATCCGGGTGGCCGGCGACGAGCTGGACAACGCGATCGTGCAGCACATCAAGAAGGAGTACAGCCTCCTGCTCGGTGAGCGCAGCGCGGAGCAGATCAAGATGAGCATCGGTTCGGCCTTCGCCCTGGAGGGCGAGAAGGACGAGCACGCCGAGATCCGCGGCCGCGACCTGGTCAGCGGCCTGCCGAAGACCGTGGTGATCTCCGCGGCCGAGGTCCGCGAGGCGATCGACGAGCCGGTCAACTCCATCATCGACGCGGTGAAGACCACCCTGGACCAGTGCCCGCCCGAGCTGGCGGGCGATGTGATGGACCGTGGGATCGTGCTCACCGGCGGCGGCGCCCTGCTGCGCGGCCTGGACGAGCGGCTCCGCCGGGAGACCGGCATGCCGATCCACATCGCGGAGAACCCGCTCGACTCGGTCGCGCTCGGCTCCGGCAAGTGCGTCGAGGAGTTCGAGGCGCTCCAGCAGGTACTGGACGCCCAGCCCCGTCGTTGAGCGGGAAAGAACACAAGTCAACTGAAGGGCCCTCAGCCGTCCACAGCGGGTGGGGGCCAGGCACCGAAGGGGCAGCTCCAGCATCGTGAGGGACACCCGAGAGAGCCGACTGCTGCTCGTCCTGCTGGTAGCGGTCGCCTTCGCCCTGATCACCGTGGACATCAAGGGCGGCGAGAGCTCTCCGCTCAGTGGTGCCCGTCGCGCCGCCGCGAGCGTGCTCGGCCCGGTCGAGCGCGGCGCGGCCGGCGTGGTCGACCCGGTGGCCGGCACCGTACGGGCCGTGCGGGACGCGGGCACCCACCAGGCCCGGCTGGACCAGATCACCCGGGAGAACACCGACCTGCGCCAGCGGGTCGCCTCCTCCGACACCGCGTCAGGCCGCACCAAGCAGCTGGACGAGCTGCTGCGCACCGCCGGGAACGGCGGATACACCGTCAAGGCCGCCCAGGTGATCGCGATCGGCGCCGCCCAGGGCTTCTCCTGGACCATCACCATCGACGCCGGCAGCGACGACGGCCTGACCCGGGACATGACCGTGATCAACGGTCAGGGCCTGGTCGGCCGGATCACCACCATCGCGCCCACCACCGCCACCGTGCTGCTCGCCTCCGACCCCGGCTTCAGCGTCGGGACCAGGATGGAGGGCACCGGCGAGATCGGCTTCGCCAACGGCCAGGGCACCGGCCCGATGAAGGTCTCGCTGCTGAACGGCAAGGCCCAGGTCAAGGCCGGAGACCGGCTGGTCACCTTCGGCTCGCAGAGCGGCCGCCCGTTCGTCCCCGGCGTCCCGGTCGGCAAGGTGGTCGAGGTGGAGGCGACGCCGGGTCAGCTCACCAAGACCGTGCTGGTCGAGCCGTACGTCCAGTTCACCCGGCTCGACCTGGTCGGCGTGGTGGTGGTCCCGCCGCGGACCGACCCGCGGGACGCCGTACTGCCGCCCGCCTCGACACCCGCAGGGGGGAACTGACCATGCGGATCAACCGCATCCTGCTCTCCGCCGTCCTGATCCTGCTCGCCCTGGTGATCCAGGTCAGCGTGCTCGGACGGCTCCAACTCCCGGGCGCCACACCGGATCTGCTGCTCCTCGTGGTGGTCGGCCTGGCCCTGGTCTACGGGCCCACCGGCGGCTGCCTGGTCGGCTTCTCGGCCGGCCTGCTGGCCGACCTGGCCCCGCCCTCCGACCACGCCATCGGCCGCTACGCCCTGGTGCTCTGCCTGCTCGGCTACGCCACCGGGCTGCTCCGCCCGGACGGCGCCCGGCAGCGCTCGGCGGTCAGCGCGCTGCTGATCGTGGCGGTCGCCGCGGTCGCCTCCACCCTGCTGTACGCGACGGTCGGCGCCCTGGTCGGCGACACCGCCGCCCGGCACGTCGGCCTGACCGGCCTGGTGTTCAGCGCCCTGCTGTACGACGTGCTGCTGGCCCCGTTCGTGGTGCCCGCCGTGATGATGCTGGCCCGCCGGTTCGACGGCGGCAGCGTGGTCACCGAGTCCGAGGACTCCAGCGGCTCGGGCCTGGGCACGCTGGCCCGCTACCGCACCACCCGCGAGGCGTCCCCGCTGCCCGGCTACGGCCGGAAGCGGCGGATTCCCGGCCTGGCCAAGCGCCCCTGAGGAGCGAGCACCGTTGAGCAACATCCCGGAGACCGGCCGCACCCAGCGGGTGACGATCCGTCTGATCGTCCTGCAGGTCCTGGTGCTGTCGCTGCTCGCCACCCTGGGCGGACGGCTCTGGTACCTGCAGATCCGCACCGGCCACGAGTACGTGGAGAAGGCGGCGGGCAACCACGTCCGCGAGGTGGTCGAGCCGACCGTGCGCGGCGAGATCCTGGACGCCTCGGGCCGGATCCTGGCCGGGAACGAGGCCAAGCTGGTGGTCTCGGTCAGCCGCACCTCGCTGCTCCAGCAGAAGGACCGCGGCAAGGCCGTGCTGGCCCGGCTCGCCGACGTGCTCGGGATGCCCGCCAAGGACGTCCAGG
This genomic interval from Kitasatospora gansuensis contains the following:
- the wecB gene encoding non-hydrolyzing UDP-N-acetylglucosamine 2-epimerase, translated to MTVSCLPSPFASFTGNRIAVVLGTRPELVKLAPLIHELGPAARLLHTGQHWDEAMSGRFLRELDLPEPELLSGVGGRPRAGQIAASLEQLDAAFTAERPGAVVVQGDTNATLAGALAANAHGIPLVHVEAGLRSHDRAMPEEHNRVMVDHIADLLCAATEENAANLRTEALDERAIAVTGNTVVEVVLRQLPDAAARAALLARYGLRADGYVLATVHRPENTDTAEALGAVLGELDALAAAGTAVLFPIHPRTRAAVERRGLQRLLERLTVTEPVGYGDFLGLARHAALLVSDSGGVQEECTVLGRPLLVVRRSTERPESVAAGFAALVRPGPELGALAAEWLSDTPERLARLAATPSPYGDGLASERIARLTLALAKPLTA
- the folC gene encoding bifunctional tetrahydrofolate synthase/dihydrofolate synthase — protein: MSDKAPQNPYTIRPGNPDPADPAGELREIETALSTRWPENKLEPSLDRMAALMDILGQPQRAYPAIHITGTNGKTSTARMIEQLLLAFELRTGRYTSPHVESVTERISLDGAPISVQKFIETYRDIEPYVQMVDAQQPIAMSFFEVLTGMAYAVFADTPVDVAVIEVGMGGSWDATNVIDGSVAVITPVGLDHTDRLGDTTGKIATEKAGIIKQGALAVVSQQPLDAAESILRRAVEVDATVAREGMEFGVIRREVAVGGQLVTIRGLGGAEYEDIFLPLHGAHQAHNAALALTAVEAFFGVGGARGGSLDAEKIRAAFSGVSSPGRLEVVRRSPTVILDAAHNPHGAEASVAAINESFAFSKLVGVIATSGDKDASGFLEAFEPILAEVVITENSTHRATPVDQLAAIAVEIFGEDRVRIEPRLDDAIDAAVTMAEEEDLGGAGVVITGSVITVGEARILLGKK
- the ndk gene encoding nucleoside-diphosphate kinase → MSQRTLVLLKPDAVKRGLAGEIISRIERKAGWQLAAVELRTFDRETLEQHYAEHVGRPFYEPLLEFMTSGPSIALIVEGENVVPGIRALAGATDPLQAGPGTIRGDFATITRENLIHASDSEASAEREIKIFFPAQA
- a CDS encoding rod shape-determining protein, producing MSFIGRDMAIDLGTANTLVYVRGKGIVLNEPSVVAVNTNTGGILAVGSEAKKMIGRTPGNIVAIRPLKDGVIADFEITERMLRYFILKIHRRRYLARPRVVVCVPSGITGVERRAVIEASSQAGARQVHIIEEPMAAAIGAGLPVHEATGNMVVDIGGGTTEVAVISLGGIVTAQSIRVAGDELDNAIVQHIKKEYSLLLGERSAEQIKMSIGSAFALEGEKDEHAEIRGRDLVSGLPKTVVISAAEVREAIDEPVNSIIDAVKTTLDQCPPELAGDVMDRGIVLTGGGALLRGLDERLRRETGMPIHIAENPLDSVALGSGKCVEEFEALQQVLDAQPRR
- a CDS encoding DUF4233 domain-containing protein encodes the protein MRVLCSSTLIGEALLIMFAALVAMQLSDVPTATVWIVSGIAMLLCVLLCGAITRPGAVAVGWALQTGLIVSGFVLPTMFGLGLVFAALWWCSVHYGRRIDEIKAARELAEA
- a CDS encoding chitinase, with the translated sequence MRARSTVNTFLVALVAAALALVGLLLSTPGAAAAPGDVELIENGNLESGNHVYPWTCSNSSGQPDSTGGRGISLRVTPTASDNGKCTTGVTVKPNSTYALSAWVNGPYVYLGVEGGATASTWTSSTSWTKLSTTFTTGASTTAVTVYLHGWYGQSSFLMDDISLIGPGDPKPSPSVTTPKPSTSAPVTPSPSPSPSPSTSTSTPPPANKHLLTGYWQNFDNGATVQKISDVPAAYDIIAVSFADATGSAGGISFTLDSTLASRLGGYTVAQFKADIAAKRAAGKKVIVSVGGQNGTVSVNSSASATNFADTAYSVIREYGFDGIDIDLENGVSATYMGQALHTLAGKVGSGFVLTMAPQTIDMQSAGAEYFKLALNVKDVLTIVNMQYYNSGTMLGCDGNVHAQGTVNFLTALACIQLKNGLEPRQVGLGVPASTSAAGGGYVSPSVANAALDCLAQGTNCGTFKPDTKWPGIGGAMTWSTNWDAKAGGGIASTVGGHLHAMP
- the mreD gene encoding rod shape-determining protein MreD, encoding MRINRILLSAVLILLALVIQVSVLGRLQLPGATPDLLLLVVVGLALVYGPTGGCLVGFSAGLLADLAPPSDHAIGRYALVLCLLGYATGLLRPDGARQRSAVSALLIVAVAAVASTLLYATVGALVGDTAARHVGLTGLVFSALLYDVLLAPFVVPAVMMLARRFDGGSVVTESEDSSGSGLGTLARYRTTREASPLPGYGRKRRIPGLAKRP
- the mreC gene encoding rod shape-determining protein MreC; amino-acid sequence: MRDTRESRLLLVLLVAVAFALITVDIKGGESSPLSGARRAAASVLGPVERGAAGVVDPVAGTVRAVRDAGTHQARLDQITRENTDLRQRVASSDTASGRTKQLDELLRTAGNGGYTVKAAQVIAIGAAQGFSWTITIDAGSDDGLTRDMTVINGQGLVGRITTIAPTTATVLLASDPGFSVGTRMEGTGEIGFANGQGTGPMKVSLLNGKAQVKAGDRLVTFGSQSGRPFVPGVPVGKVVEVEATPGQLTKTVLVEPYVQFTRLDLVGVVVVPPRTDPRDAVLPPASTPAGGN
- a CDS encoding glycosyltransferase, which translates into the protein MDAVHAFFLSHRTQVLWTAQLLSLALLAYMLFVFGRFLLYWAGSADAFRRNRPAEPGDPAAFRWHLVIPCRDEEAVVGQTLTGLRRSSPEAHLWVVDDDSEDRTRDLVLAAADRDPMIHLVQRRRPDARIGKGAALNAAYRQISDWLPAGTDHERVVLGVVDADGELATDTLALVSSGKAFGRPDTGAVQIGVRMRNADDPRPLPDRGRVANAFARALVRMQDVEFQAGNAGMQLLRRRTGSVGLGGNGQFVRLAALDALAGGGQRPWPERALLEDYESGLELRLAGYRLTHVQETRVSQEGLVSGRRFLTQRTRWAQGNMQCLRYTGRVLRSPHYTLGGKAEVMYTFLQPVVAVLLVLLFPLSLGISLATRIFFSADATTFEARYGPLMLLAFVLAALPLVCWGFAYRRTVYPNRSRLLGLLWGLALWLYTYHIFLVATRAAVRLLLGRNGWAKTRRNAEQAAAGAPTALEA